In Cololabis saira isolate AMF1-May2022 chromosome 1, fColSai1.1, whole genome shotgun sequence, the following proteins share a genomic window:
- the polr3f gene encoding DNA-directed RNA polymerase III subunit RPC6: MSEVKVKKEASGPEPEEVENRIKDLCRQFPQGITDQVIQNDLPNLEPQQRAMAINKLLSLGQLDLLRNSSGLLYRLKDSQSTSKMKGSDNQEKLVYQVIEDAGNKGIWSRDIRFKSNLPLTEVNKILKNLESKKLIKAVKSVAASKKKVYMLYNLQPDRSVTGGAWYSDQDFESEFVEVLNQQCFKFLQSKAEAARDNKQSPMVQRNSSFATSHEVWKYICELGISKVDLSMDDIETILNTLIYDGKVEMTVIAAKEGTVGSVDGQMKLYRGVNAVLPPTGLVKTPCGLCPVFDDCHEGGEISPSTCVYMSEWLDF, translated from the exons ATGTCGGAGGTGAAGGTGAAGAAGGAGGCGAGCGGCCCGGAGCCCGAGGAGGTCGAGAACAG GATCAAGGATCTGTGTCGGCAGTTCCCGCAGGGCATCACAGACCAGGTGATCCAGAATGACCTTCCAAACCTGGAGCCTCAGCAGAGAGCCATGGCCATCAACAAGCTGCTGTCGCTG GGCCAGCTGGACCTGCTGAGGAACAGTTCAGGTCTGCTGTACAGACTGAAGGACTCTCAGAGCACCAG TAAGATGAAGGGCTCGGACAACCAGGAGAAGTTGGTCTACCAGGTCATTGAGGACGCGGGGAACAAAG GAATCTGGAGCAGAGACATCCGTTTCAAAAGCAACCTTCCTCTCACAGAGGTCAACAAGATCCTGAAGAATCTGGAGAGCAAGAAACTCATCAAAGCCGTCAAGTCTGTGGCG GCGTCCAAGAAGAAGGTGTACATGCTGTACAACCTGCAGCCGGACCGCTCGGTGACGGGGGGCGCCTGGTACAGTGACCAGGACTTTGAGTCTGAGTTTGTGGAAGTTCTGAACCAGCAGTGCTTCAAGTTCCTGCAGAGCAAG GCCGAGGCGGCGAGAGACAACAAGCAGAGTCCAATGGTCCAGAGGAACAGCTCGTTCGCCACCTCCCACGAAGTCTGGAAGTACATCTGCGAACTGGGCATCAGCAAG GTGGATCTGTCCATGGACGACATCGAGACCATCCTGAACACGCTGATCTACGACGGGAAGGTGGAGATGACCGTGATCGCCGCCAAGGAGGGGACAGTGGGCAGCGTGGACGGACAGATGAAGCTGTACAGAGGAGTTAACGCCGTCCTGCCGCCCACCGGCCTCGTTAAGACGCCGTGTGGACTCTGTCCG GTGTTTGACGACTGCCACGAGGGAGGGGAGATCTCTCCGTCCACATGCGTATACATGTCGGAGTGGTTGGACTTCTGA